In the genome of Eggerthella sp. YY7918, one region contains:
- the map gene encoding type I methionyl aminopeptidase, with translation MIIKKSPAEIEAMKEAGRISAKVLREVGAAVCPGVSTLELDRLAERIIRAEGGIPAFKGYGGFPGSICASVNEQIVHGIPSASVILRDGDIISIDTGATVDGWVGDNAWTYAVGKVSPEKQRLLEVTEKCMWAGLDAARPGNRLGDIGHAVQSIAEAAGFGVVREYVGHGIGRDMHEAPNVPNFGHRHTGIRLEPGMVLAIEPMVNVGTHKTRQMPDGWLVCTRDGKPSAHFEKTVAITEDGPVILTTEEGHTRPV, from the coding sequence ATGATTATCAAGAAGTCTCCGGCTGAGATTGAAGCCATGAAAGAAGCAGGCCGCATTTCGGCCAAGGTACTGCGCGAGGTGGGCGCCGCCGTGTGTCCCGGCGTGTCGACGCTTGAGCTGGATCGGCTGGCCGAGCGCATTATTCGTGCCGAGGGCGGCATCCCGGCATTCAAGGGCTACGGTGGATTTCCGGGTTCCATCTGCGCTTCGGTGAACGAGCAGATCGTGCACGGCATTCCGTCGGCCAGCGTGATTCTGCGCGACGGCGATATTATTTCCATCGATACGGGCGCGACCGTTGACGGGTGGGTGGGCGACAATGCCTGGACTTATGCGGTCGGGAAGGTGTCGCCGGAAAAACAGCGTCTGCTTGAGGTGACCGAGAAGTGCATGTGGGCGGGGCTCGATGCCGCACGTCCGGGCAATCGCTTGGGAGATATCGGCCATGCGGTACAGTCGATCGCCGAGGCTGCGGGGTTTGGTGTGGTGCGCGAATACGTAGGGCACGGCATCGGGCGTGACATGCACGAGGCGCCCAACGTGCCCAACTTCGGACATCGTCACACCGGCATTCGGCTGGAGCCGGGCATGGTGCTGGCTATTGAACCCATGGTCAACGTCGGGACGCACAAGACGCGCCAAATGCCCGATGGCTGGCTGGTGTGCACGCGCGACGGGAAGCCGTCCGCTCACTTCGAAAAAACGGTGGCTATCACCGAAGACGGTCCCGTTATTCTGACGACCGAAGAGGGCCATACGCGTCCGGTATAG
- the murJ gene encoding murein biosynthesis integral membrane protein MurJ: MRHAKNSASNSASTARHIKPSESLDSAAAPAAIIDVEPSFDEASEEPEHASVARSTALMSVATLGSRVTGLIRTWAMAFALGNTLVTSAYQIANTLPNAIYDLVAGGLLGAAFIPVYLLQKEKLGTESGNRFACTILNLVIVVMGALAILATVFAPQVISTQTFTVGGDAQVTEYSILFFRIFAAQIVFYGIGGVIGGILNANRIYFLPALAPAFNNIIVIASFFIYVPLSSIDPMLAIIVLAVGTTLGVVVQFAIQIPALIKMGFSYVAKIDLHDPALLEALKIALPTFVYIVGTLVSFSFRNAFSLQAGDDGPATLNYAWIWYQLPYGVVAVSLSRAMFTEMSEAVAREDWHSLRGHVRTGIAGTLLLIIPLAGLMGALSTPLMQLFQAGAFNAEDASYVASILTLWVVSLPFYSVLMYLYNTFASMRKFIAFAVVSCIMVVVQCALYALLCSPEVLGLAGVPIADLVYYGGCCAIMLIVLFRRIGSFNLVSILWMALRVLVATAFGVAVALGLSYLLPITESGMLAGLVRLVLCGSVGLVVIFGLCALFRIPEMTVVTNVLKRVTGKFKKSRAPEEAELADDESSEARVPAPSENEMPRGRHARRALAPAPSQDRDDPFEATPLPPDATGAIMARARHRAPSDETLLPPDPSTEPPLPPDATGAIMKRARHIKQ, translated from the coding sequence TGGCAACCTTAGGCTCGCGCGTCACCGGACTCATCCGGACCTGGGCCATGGCGTTTGCTCTCGGCAACACTTTGGTTACCTCGGCCTATCAAATTGCCAACACCCTCCCCAACGCCATTTACGACTTGGTTGCCGGCGGTCTTTTGGGGGCGGCGTTCATTCCGGTCTACCTATTGCAGAAGGAGAAGCTGGGTACCGAAAGCGGCAATCGATTCGCGTGCACCATCCTCAACCTTGTCATTGTGGTCATGGGGGCGCTCGCTATTCTCGCCACCGTGTTCGCCCCTCAAGTCATCTCAACGCAGACATTCACCGTTGGTGGAGATGCCCAGGTAACCGAATACTCCATCCTGTTCTTCCGCATCTTTGCCGCGCAGATTGTGTTTTACGGTATCGGCGGCGTCATCGGCGGCATCCTCAACGCAAATCGCATCTACTTTTTGCCCGCGCTTGCGCCGGCGTTTAACAACATCATCGTTATTGCCTCGTTCTTTATCTACGTTCCCCTCTCGTCGATCGATCCTATGCTGGCTATCATCGTTCTTGCCGTGGGAACTACCTTAGGCGTCGTCGTCCAGTTCGCCATTCAGATACCGGCCCTCATCAAAATGGGCTTTTCGTATGTCGCCAAAATCGACCTGCACGATCCGGCGCTTCTCGAGGCCCTCAAAATCGCGCTTCCCACCTTCGTTTACATTGTGGGAACCCTCGTGTCGTTTTCATTCCGAAACGCGTTTTCACTTCAGGCGGGCGACGATGGCCCCGCCACGCTCAACTACGCGTGGATATGGTACCAACTTCCCTACGGCGTTGTGGCAGTATCGCTTTCACGCGCCATGTTCACCGAGATGAGCGAAGCGGTGGCGCGCGAAGATTGGCACAGCTTGCGCGGTCATGTGCGCACGGGTATCGCCGGCACGCTTTTGCTTATCATTCCCCTTGCCGGGTTGATGGGCGCCCTTTCGACCCCCCTCATGCAGCTTTTCCAAGCCGGCGCGTTCAACGCTGAGGACGCAAGCTATGTTGCGTCCATCCTTACGCTGTGGGTGGTATCGCTGCCGTTCTATTCGGTGTTGATGTATCTGTACAACACCTTTGCCAGCATGCGCAAGTTCATTGCGTTTGCGGTGGTCAGCTGCATTATGGTTGTCGTTCAGTGCGCACTGTACGCCCTGTTGTGCAGCCCTGAAGTGCTGGGATTGGCAGGCGTGCCCATCGCCGACCTCGTCTACTACGGCGGCTGCTGCGCCATCATGCTCATTGTGCTGTTTCGTCGCATTGGTTCGTTTAACCTGGTGTCCATCCTCTGGATGGCGCTGCGAGTGCTTGTCGCAACCGCCTTCGGCGTAGCCGTGGCGCTTGGCCTGTCCTACCTTCTTCCCATCACGGAATCCGGTATGCTCGCGGGCCTTGTGCGCCTTGTGCTCTGCGGCAGTGTGGGACTTGTGGTCATCTTCGGTCTCTGCGCGCTCTTCCGCATCCCCGAGATGACGGTGGTCACAAACGTGCTGAAACGAGTGACCGGAAAATTCAAAAAATCACGTGCTCCTGAAGAGGCCGAACTCGCCGATGACGAGAGTTCTGAAGCACGCGTCCCTGCGCCATCTGAGAATGAGATGCCCCGCGGTCGTCATGCGCGCAGAGCGCTTGCTCCTGCACCTTCCCAAGATCGTGACGATCCGTTTGAAGCCACCCCGCTTCCGCCGGACGCCACCGGAGCCATCATGGCTCGTGCGCGCCACAGAGCGCCCAGCGACGAGACGCTTCTGCCTCCCGATCCCAGCACTGAGCCGCCTCTGCCTCCCGATGCGACGGGGGCCATCATGAAGCGCGCCCGCCACATCAAGCAATAA